The Streptomyces sp. NL15-2K genome contains a region encoding:
- the glpK gene encoding glycerol kinase GlpK has product MTDNAEKYVAAIDQGTTSSRCIVFDHNGAIVAVDQREHRQIFPKPGWVEHDATEIWSKVQAVVAGAIAKAGLRADQLSALGITNQRETTVLWDRATGKPVHNAIVWQDTRTAALCNQLGGADGQDRFREQTGLPLASYFSGPKAAWLLDNVPGLRARAERGEIAFGTIDSWLIWNLTGGTDGGRHVTDVTNAGRTMLMNLETLQWDQSILAAMNVPEAVLPEIRSSAEVYGTAVGQLAGVPVASALGDQQAAVFGQACYDVGTAKNTYGTGSFLLLNTGNRPVPSKSGLLTTMGYKIGSEAPVYCLEGSIAITGALVQWFRDQLGIIRTADEIEPLAASVEDNGGAYIVPAFSGLFAPYWRSDARGVVTGLTRYVTKAHLARAVLEATSWQTREVVDAMFQDSGVQITTLKVDGGMTKNNLLMQHQADVLDVPVIRPKVSETTCLGAAYAAGLATGVWNDLDELKTHWQKDVEWTPAMEASVRDREYHNWRKAVEKSFGWLEDGDN; this is encoded by the coding sequence ATGACGGACAACGCCGAGAAGTACGTCGCCGCAATCGACCAGGGCACCACCTCCAGCCGCTGCATCGTCTTCGACCACAACGGCGCCATCGTCGCCGTCGACCAGCGCGAACACCGCCAGATCTTCCCCAAGCCCGGCTGGGTGGAGCACGACGCCACCGAGATCTGGTCCAAGGTGCAGGCAGTGGTCGCCGGGGCGATCGCCAAGGCCGGGCTGCGCGCCGACCAGCTCAGCGCGCTCGGGATCACCAACCAGCGTGAGACGACAGTCCTGTGGGACCGCGCCACGGGCAAGCCCGTGCACAACGCGATCGTGTGGCAGGACACGCGCACCGCGGCGCTGTGCAACCAACTGGGCGGCGCGGACGGGCAGGACCGTTTCCGCGAGCAGACCGGGCTGCCGCTGGCCAGCTACTTCTCCGGCCCCAAGGCCGCCTGGCTCCTCGACAACGTGCCCGGGCTCAGGGCCCGCGCGGAGCGCGGAGAGATCGCCTTCGGCACCATCGACTCCTGGCTGATCTGGAACCTCACCGGCGGGACGGACGGCGGGCGGCACGTCACGGACGTGACCAACGCCGGGCGCACCATGCTGATGAACCTGGAGACCCTCCAGTGGGACCAGTCCATCCTGGCGGCGATGAACGTCCCCGAGGCCGTCCTGCCCGAGATCAGGTCGTCCGCCGAGGTGTACGGCACAGCGGTCGGCCAGCTCGCGGGCGTACCGGTCGCCTCCGCGCTGGGCGACCAGCAGGCGGCCGTGTTCGGGCAGGCCTGCTACGACGTGGGCACGGCGAAGAACACGTACGGCACGGGCAGCTTCCTGCTGCTCAACACCGGCAACCGGCCGGTGCCGTCGAAGAGCGGGCTGCTGACGACGATGGGCTACAAGATCGGCAGTGAGGCACCCGTGTACTGCCTGGAGGGGTCGATCGCCATAACGGGCGCGCTGGTCCAGTGGTTCCGCGATCAACTCGGCATCATCCGAACCGCCGACGAGATCGAGCCGCTGGCGGCGAGCGTGGAGGACAACGGAGGCGCGTACATCGTGCCCGCGTTCTCCGGCCTGTTCGCTCCGTACTGGCGCTCCGACGCGCGCGGAGTCGTCACCGGACTCACCCGGTACGTCACGAAGGCGCACCTCGCGCGCGCGGTGCTGGAGGCGACGAGCTGGCAGACGCGTGAGGTCGTGGACGCCATGTTCCAGGACTCCGGGGTGCAGATCACCACGCTGAAGGTGGACGGCGGCATGACGAAGAACAACCTCCTCATGCAGCACCAGGCGGATGTCCTGGACGTGCCGGTGATCCGGCCCAAGGTCTCCGAGACGACCTGCCTGGGCGCCGCGTACGCGGCCGGCCTCGCCACGGGCGTGTGGAACGACCTGGACGAGCTCAAGACGCACTGGCAGAAGGACGTCGAATGGACGCCCGCGATGGAGGCCTCGGTGCGCGACCGCGAATACCACAACTGGCGCAAGGCCGTGGAGAAGAGCTTCGGCTGGCTGGAGGACGGCGACAACTAG
- a CDS encoding ATP/GTP-binding protein, translated as MIFGRSERGKPPVEPVTLKILVAGGFGVGKTTLVGAVSEIRPLRTEELLTEAGRPVDDTSGVEGKHTTTVAMDFGRITLREDLVLYLFGTPGQERFWFMWDELSEGALGAVVLADTRRLEDCFAAVDYFERRSIPFVVGVNCFEGSARYPADDVRQALDLDDGVPLVLCDARDRESVKEVLVGVVQHAMAYAAEHRQAVTT; from the coding sequence ATGATCTTCGGGCGTTCTGAGCGCGGCAAGCCCCCGGTCGAGCCCGTCACGCTCAAGATCCTGGTGGCCGGCGGCTTCGGCGTGGGCAAGACCACGCTCGTCGGCGCGGTCAGCGAGATCAGGCCGCTGCGCACCGAGGAACTGCTCACCGAGGCGGGACGCCCGGTCGACGACACGAGCGGTGTGGAGGGCAAGCACACCACCACCGTGGCCATGGACTTCGGCCGCATCACGCTGCGCGAGGACCTCGTGCTGTACCTGTTCGGCACGCCCGGCCAGGAGCGGTTCTGGTTCATGTGGGACGAGCTCTCCGAAGGCGCGCTCGGTGCCGTGGTGCTCGCCGACACCCGCCGCCTGGAGGACTGCTTCGCCGCCGTCGACTACTTCGAGCGGCGGTCCATCCCCTTCGTCGTCGGCGTCAACTGCTTCGAGGGATCCGCCCGTTACCCGGCGGACGACGTACGTCAGGCCCTCGACCTGGACGACGGCGTACCGCTGGTGCTGTGCGACGCCCGCGACCGGGAGTCCGTCAAGGAGGTCCTCGTCGGCGTCGTCCAGCACGCGATGGCGTATGCGGCGGAGCACCGCCAGGCCGTCACCACATGA